Proteins encoded in a region of the Anguilla anguilla isolate fAngAng1 chromosome 10, fAngAng1.pri, whole genome shotgun sequence genome:
- the LOC118207094 gene encoding cyclin-O protein B produces MILQTERQGTNGVTVLCHCHFFEMVAFTCGDAATETGTSVTFKRKREDCVSPGKDDVTPDDRHVTIVMNSKIICAPVKRPRCLRYRKQKIECRLSDSGFEEELLTPSPSLSPDFTPSSNPTADAQTPCRLLSDWQTFRDYGECCYNIQKLNEEKFLPVNCLARQPQVTAEARCRLVSWLIPVHRHFKLSFESCCLAVNIMDRFLSTTPVASDCFQLLGVTSLLIASKQVEVFSPRISQLLALCCDAFTKDQLCNLERIVLTRLSFRLAAPTLAFFLHHFGQRRLAREREGPGGRSHEGRGPGGRGHSHTAGCWSLARRICELSLADYAFNRYRPSVLATCAARLAERLLGVAPAGEADAGKPGGDEEEEEEEEEEEEEEEKGRCARNLRLLVSLNQEALRTMAEM; encoded by the exons ATGATTCTGCAGACGGAGAGGCAAGGAACAAACGGAGTGACAGTACTGTGTCACTGCCACTTTTTCGAAATGGTCGCGTTTACCTGCGGGGATGCTGCTACAGAGACGGGAACATCTGTCACTtttaaaaggaagagagaggattGCGTCTCTCCGGGAAAAGACGACGTAACTCCGGATGACAGACATGTCACCATTGTAatgaacagtaaaataatttgcGCCCCAGTGAAAAGGCCTCGTTGTCTTCGATACCGTAAGCAGAAGATCGAGTGCAGGTTAAGCGATTCTGGTTTTGAGGAAGAATTGCTAACTCCCTCTCCCAGTTTATCTCCGGACTTCACACCCAGTAGCAATCCGACAGCAGACGCACAAACTCCATGCAGGCTACTGTCAGACTGGCAGACTTTCAGGGATTATGGAGAATGCTGCTATAACATTCAAAAACTCAACGAGGAGAAGTTTCTCCCCGTAAACTGCTTGGCTCGACAACCTCAG GTCACGGCAGAGGCGCGCTGTAGACTGGTGAGCTGGCTCATCCCAGTCCACAGACATTTCAAACTGTCCTTCGAGTCCTGCTGTCTCGCCGTTAACATCATGGACCGCTTTCTGTCCACCACGCCGGTCGCATCGGACTGTTTTCAACTGCTGGGGGTTACGTCGCTCCTGATCGCCAGTAAACAG GTGGAGGTGTTCTCCCCCCGGATCTCCCAGCTGCTGGCCCTGTGCTGCGATGCCTTCACCAAGGATCAGCTGTGCAACCTGGAGCGCATCGTCCTAACCCGGCTGAGCTTCCGCCTGGCCGCGCCCACCCTGGCCTTCTTCCTCCATCACTTCGGCCAGCGCAGACTGGCGCGGGAGCGGGAGGGccctggggggcggagccacgaggggcggggccccggggggcggggccacagccACACGGCCGGCTGCTGGAGCCTGGCGCGGAGGATCTGCGAGCTCAGCCTGGCGGACTACGCCTTCAACCGCTACCGCCCGTCGGTGCTGGCGACGTGCGCGGCCAGGCTGGCAGAGCGACTGCTAGGCGTGGCCCCCGCGGGCGAGGCCGACGCGGGCAAGCCCGGGggggacgaggaagaggaggaggaggaggaggaggaggaggaagaggaggaaaagggACGTTGCGCTCGCAATCTCAGGCTGCTGGTCTCCCTGAACCAGGAGGCTCTGCGCACCATGGCGGAAATGTGA